The genomic window ATTGTATAAATTCTAAGATTTTTATTTAAACAAATATAATGTTATAATAAGTTTTGTGCATTAAAGTAGTTAAGGTACATTCAAATAAATAACTAGTCAGTATACTAGTCTTTTTTGTGAACTACTTCTTCCTTGGAACCTACTAATAGAATAACTATTAGCAGACCCCAAGTCATTGTATTTGACAAAATATCCGTCGCAACTTTGACTTGTTATTTATTTTCATATGCCTAATAAAAGGAGAAAATGTGATAATGAATATTCAAATTTTTGGAATTAAAAAATGCTTTGATACAAAAAAAGCTGAAAGATATTTTAAAGAAAGACGAATTAAATACCAATTTATTGATTTAAATGAAAAGGGATTAAGTAAAAGAGAATTACAAAGTGTTAAATCTTCAGTAGGTTTGCCTGAACTAATAAATAATAAATCTAAAGAATACACAAAGCTAAATCTTCAACATATTAGAGAAGCTAGTGTAAAAGAAGAATTACTTTTAAATAATCCTAAATTATATAATACTCCTATAGTAAGAAATGGTAAACAAGCTACTGTAGGTTATAAACCTGAAGTTTGGAAAGAATGGGAATAATTTAAAGAGTATATTTGATAATGTGATTTCTCATTAGAAATAGGATATAAACTTGAACTATAGGTTTAAGTTTTAATAAATAAAAAGGTTGTTGAATAATTTATTTTTATTTATGAATTATTCAACAACTTAATAAGCTTTTATTTAAAATATTATGTGAGCTACCATTGCAATTATAGGTAATGTAACAATTGTACGTTGAAGGAATATTATTAGTAATTCTTTCATAGAAACATCTATTTTGGATCCGAGCAGAAGTCCACCTACCTCTGACATATATATTAGCTGTGTAACAGAAACACAGGCTATTACAAATCTTGTTAATTCACTTTTTATTGTAGCTCCAATAACAGAAGGTAGAAACATGTCTGCAAAACCAACAATAAGAGTTTGAGAAGCTTCTTTTGCTTCTGGTATTTGCAAAAGTTTTAATATAGGTATAAAAGGTAATCCCATCCATTGAAATACCTGTGTATATTTAGCTAATATAAGGGCAGTTGTTCCCATAGCCATAACAACAGGCGCAACTCCTAGCCACATATCAAGTATATTTTGAATTCCTTGTTTCATAAAGTTACGGATACTATTATTCTCACTAGCTCTTTCCATAGCTTTAGTTAATCCCCATCGAAAAGGAGTATAGCCATCTGGAATTATTTCTGAAGATTCTCTTTTTATATCATTATAATAAGTATCTGGTTTTCTTGAAAAAGGAGGAATACGTGGAATTATTATAGCAGCACATAATCCAGCACCAGTTACAGTTAAATAAAAAGGAACAAAAAGGTGTGCTAGATTTACTTGGGATATAACTACAAGGCTAAAAGTTATGGAAACTGCTGAAAAGGTTGTCCCAATAACTGCTGCCTCTCTTTTAGTATAATATCCTTCTTCATATTGCTTACTAGTAAGCATTACTCCAATTGTACCATCACCAAGCCATGAGGCTATACAATCTATTGAGGAACGTCCAGGTAATGAAAAAATAGGTCTCATTATTTTTGTAAAGATTGCTCCGAAAAATTCTAATAAACCAAAATCTAAAAGTAGTGGAAGGAGCATTCCTGCAAAAAGAAATACTGAAAATAATATTGGCAGAAGCTCATTTAGTAATAATCCACCAGTATTTTCTGACCAAATAAATTCTGGACCTATTTTGAAAAATGTAAAAATTGCAAGTATAAATCCAAGAATTCTAGCGATAAACCACATTGATGATACATTAAATAATGTATAAAAAAATTTATTGTTTAAAATTTTTTTAGGCTTGAATAGTTTAGTTATCGTTGTTCCTAAAAAAGTAATACATATAATAATTGTCATAATTGCTGGCAAATTTTTCGAAAGGATATTTTGCACAAACTTTGCGAAGACTGCAATAGGTATAGTGATTTCTCCTTCATACGAAATAGGGGTTATAAAAAATAAAATTCCCAATAAAGAAGGGAGTAAAAATTTAAATAAATTTTGCCATGAGCATTTAAAGGGCGTTTGTTTTTCCATAGTAATCTCCTTTTAGTATAGTAAGTATTTATCTGATGTTTACTCATACTAATGCTTCCAGCTTCTTTAAAGTGGGAGTATTAGTATGAATAGAATCTGGATAACGGTTTTTTCTGAAAAATAACAATTTTTAAGGAGTAAAACTCCTAAGAATTCTGTTAATAACTTTTAGATAAAGTAAAAACTTTAAATAGAAGTTAGTATCCTGTTTATGCAACATTATTGATTATAATGTATAAATATAACCTTATCAAGGTGTAAGTTTTAAAATAACCTATAAAATAAAAATGAAAATTTTAATTTTATAGGTTATTTTTAATATTAAAGGAGGATTTTTAACATAATAGAAGAATATATTTTATAGTAATTTTCAGCTATAGAAGAGGGGAGGGTACGTTTTGAATTTTCATGGAATTATGATAGGAGTTATTTCATTTTTAATAATAGGAATATTTCATCCTATAGTAATTAAAGGTGAGTACTATTTTAGTAAAAAAATATGGCCAGTTTTTTTAATTTTAGGAATTACATTTATTTTAGCGTCATTATATGTAAACAATCAGTTAGTATCTGCTGCACTAGGGGTAGCAGGGTTTTCATGGCTGTGGAGTATTCATGAGATTTTTGAGCAGGAAGAAAGAGTAAAAAAAGGATGGTTTCCTAAAAAAAATAGTAGAGATAAAAATAATTTGTAAAATTATTTTAGAGTTAATATAATTAATATGGTTAAAATTTTCTAACACATATAGGTTAAGTAAGGCAATGCCTTAGTAATACATAAGTTAAACTAAATAAAAATAATAATTTCTTGTTTAATTTAACTCAATAATTTAAAACATAGACTAAAATAATTATACTGTAGGAGTGGAAAAATGAAGAAATACTTTAAGTTAAAAAAAAATATAATTTATGTACTATTATTCACAACAATATTTACATTTAGAAATGTTTATTGTTATGCAGATGAAATTCCTGAAGATGTAGATTACAAAAAAGAATGGTTAATTAAATTTAATCAATCAGTTGATCCAGTAACAATTAATAACCAAAATATAATAGTAAAAGATTCTAATGATAATTTAGTAGATGGATTGGAATTTGTGTTATTAAATAACGGACAAGACCTTAAAATAAAAGCTCCTTTATATGGATATAAAAATGATGAAAATTATTCCTTGATAATAAGTAATAATGTGTCTTCGTTAAAAGGTAAAAAAATGAAAGACTTAAAAATAAGGAAATTTAAAATAAAAAAAACCTTGGAAGAAGGTAAAATAATAAATTCAATTATAGGAAAAGAAGATTTATCAGCAGAACAGATGGCTAAGTTTGTATTAGAACACAATCCTAGTCCAAAACTATCTGTTAATATATATGAGCTAGCTAAAATGTTCTTAGAAGAAGGGAAACTTGAGGGAGTAAGAGGGGATATAGCTTTTTGCCAAAGTATTAAAGAAACTGGATACTTTAAATATGGTGGACAAGTTCTCCCAGAACAAAATAATTATGCAGGAATAGGAGCTCTTAATAATAGCCCTGTAGGAAAAGGTGCTTGGTTTAAAGAGGCAAGAGAAGGTGTCAAAGCTCAAATACAACACTTAAAAGGATATGCTACTACAGAAGAGTTAAAAAGTGAGTGTGTAGATCCTAGATATTTTATATTAAAAAAATATGGATTATTAGGTGTTGCACCTAACTGGGAAGATTTGAATGGAAAATGGGCTGTTCCTGGAAATAATTACGGACAAGAGATTATAAAAATACATGATAGAATTAAGCAAATTAAATAATAATAAAAACTTCTTAAGTTCTAAACTTCTTAAGAAGTTTTTTGTTATAAGATAAGAAAACTTAAGTACTATCAAGTAATATAAGAAGTACTTTAATATAATATATGTGACACTATTGTATTACTATATGCATATTATAATGTGGAAACCAATATTTATTATAAAAACTTAGTCAAAGAATTATATGGGACAAGCTGAATGTAATTTAAATATAGAACATCTAATGGGTCTATCGAATTAAGAAATTTACATACAATATACTGTTTTGAAAATTTAAATTCAACACAATATATTGTAGAGTTTATTATTAGTGCGACAGCCCCATTTGTAGTGATTATTAATATTACATACAAATGATGAGATATTAAGTATTCAAATTAGGAAGTGTTATAAATGATTGAAATTTTATTAAAAAAAATTTCATTTTTAATTAAGAAAGTTAATACAGAGCAAGATACTAAAAATATATTAGATTATATATATAACACATTTGATGGTTGTATTCCGTTTGATAGAATATGTCTGGTTTTATTTACTGATGATAAAGACAATTATTCAAATTATGTTATATGTAAGAATAAATCTACAGTTGAATATGGATATAAGTTAAACTTATATAAATCTTATTTAAAAGATATAATAAAAAACAAAAAACCTAAGATAATTAACAGGAGTATAGAGAATAATCTTAGTTTTAATATAGAGAAACCAAATTTTAATGATGTTTTAGAAACATCACAATCAAACCTATGTATTCCAATTATCGGTAATGAAATATGCAAGGGAGTTATTATTTTTTATAGTAGTAACTCTAATGCTTATTGTGAAAAAGATATAGTGCTTGGTGAGATTATTGCAAATTGTATCGTAGTATCACTGGAAAAGTGTATTTTAGATGACGGGTTAATAATAGCTTGTGTAAAAGGCTTTGCAAA from Clostridium sp. MB40-C1 includes these protein-coding regions:
- a CDS encoding arsenate reductase family protein, with amino-acid sequence MNIQIFGIKKCFDTKKAERYFKERRIKYQFIDLNEKGLSKRELQSVKSSVGLPELINNKSKEYTKLNLQHIREASVKEELLLNNPKLYNTPIVRNGKQATVGYKPEVWKEWE
- a CDS encoding DUF4491 family protein — translated: MNFHGIMIGVISFLIIGIFHPIVIKGEYYFSKKIWPVFLILGITFILASLYVNNQLVSAALGVAGFSWLWSIHEIFEQEERVKKGWFPKKNSRDKNNL
- a CDS encoding YjiH family protein; translated protein: MEKQTPFKCSWQNLFKFLLPSLLGILFFITPISYEGEITIPIAVFAKFVQNILSKNLPAIMTIIICITFLGTTITKLFKPKKILNNKFFYTLFNVSSMWFIARILGFILAIFTFFKIGPEFIWSENTGGLLLNELLPILFSVFLFAGMLLPLLLDFGLLEFFGAIFTKIMRPIFSLPGRSSIDCIASWLGDGTIGVMLTSKQYEEGYYTKREAAVIGTTFSAVSITFSLVVISQVNLAHLFVPFYLTVTGAGLCAAIIIPRIPPFSRKPDTYYNDIKRESSEIIPDGYTPFRWGLTKAMERASENNSIRNFMKQGIQNILDMWLGVAPVVMAMGTTALILAKYTQVFQWMGLPFIPILKLLQIPEAKEASQTLIVGFADMFLPSVIGATIKSELTRFVIACVSVTQLIYMSEVGGLLLGSKIDVSMKELLIIFLQRTIVTLPIIAMVAHIIF
- a CDS encoding glucosaminidase domain-containing protein; this encodes MKKYFKLKKNIIYVLLFTTIFTFRNVYCYADEIPEDVDYKKEWLIKFNQSVDPVTINNQNIIVKDSNDNLVDGLEFVLLNNGQDLKIKAPLYGYKNDENYSLIISNNVSSLKGKKMKDLKIRKFKIKKTLEEGKIINSIIGKEDLSAEQMAKFVLEHNPSPKLSVNIYELAKMFLEEGKLEGVRGDIAFCQSIKETGYFKYGGQVLPEQNNYAGIGALNNSPVGKGAWFKEAREGVKAQIQHLKGYATTEELKSECVDPRYFILKKYGLLGVAPNWEDLNGKWAVPGNNYGQEIIKIHDRIKQIK